The following is a genomic window from Prunus persica cultivar Lovell chromosome G7, Prunus_persica_NCBIv2, whole genome shotgun sequence.
TCGTCACTCTTTATTAAAGAGATCTCTTCTAGTTTCATTCCATCTTTTGCGAAGAGGTCGCTGAAATGTTTTGTGCATGATGGTGGCAGATAAACACATGTAACGGTTTCTACTGTGATTCTTTCGCTCCCAACAAACCCTACAAGCCTACGATTTGGACAGAGGCTTGGAGTGGCTGGTATGTTTACTATGCTTGTTTGCTTGGTATGTTTATTATGCTTGTTTGTTAATTTGCTACAAATGAAAATACATCCTTTTCACTCATTCCTTCAACAAAAATGTGAAGGTTTTCGGAGTTTGGCGGTCCAATTCACCAACGACCAGTTCAGGATTTAGCATATGCAGTTGCTAGATTCATACAGAAAGGAGGAtcatttgttaattattaCATGGTCAGTTTCCTTTAACTTCTATTTTGAGGCTACGAATGTGAAATTTTAAAACCTATATAAAACTGAATCCCTGTGCTTCATTGTGAAACAGTACCACGGGGGTACTAATTTTGGACGCACAGCGGGGGGCCCTTTCATCACTACCAGCTATGACTATGATGCTCCATTAGATGAATATGGTAAGAACCAAAACTTACAAGCTTTCTTTCCAAGGAGTGACATGAGTTCCACTTGATTAATtatgtggagagagagagagagagagagagagagagagagagagagagagagaggtgtcaACCACAAAATAATGAGTTAAATGGGTTACTGGGTTGCATTCTTTTAGGTGTATCTGATGATCTGAACATGCACAGATGTTCAGCATCCATCAGTCTATCTCAAATATTACAACCACAAAATGATGAGTTTTGCTAGTAATTGCTTAAGCAAGCTGATATCTGTGTGTGCAATGATATACCAGTTCACTGCATGtaagttttgaacttttgataATATAGCTAACTGCTCAACCCTAAAACTTGATAGGTTTAATCAGGCAACCAAAGTACGGTCATCTAAAGGAGCTTCATAGGGCTATTAAGATGTGTGAACGTGCTTTAGTTTCAGCCGATCCTATCATCACTTCACTGGGGAATTTTCAACAGGTTTTCATCTCTTTCTCAAACTAGCTTTTTATATTTGCATGAGTTATTCTTGTTTGCTAAACTCTAGGTATCTTTTGGCATTTTCAGGCTTATGTATACACTTCAGAATCAGGAGATTGTTCAGCATTTCTTTCAAACCACGATTCCAAGTCAGCTGCAAGAGTGATGTTTAATAACATGCACTACAACCTGCCTCCTTGGTCCATCAGTATCCTTCCTGATTGCAGAAATGTAGTCTTCAACACTGCAAAGGTATTAATTCTGGACTGTTATATGTGTATTCGGACAGAATCTGTGACCACACTTTCAGGAACACAAATctttatttcctttgtttcattttcttgtaACATTGAAAGGTTTTAAAGTTTTTAAGATGAAGTCATTTGTTGTTCCTTCTCCTCAGGTTGGAGTTCAAACATCGCAAATGGAAATGTTGCCAACAAATATTCAGATGCTATCATGGGAGAGTTACGATGAAGATATTACTTCTCTGGATGACAGCTCAACAATCACCGCTCCTGGTCTCTTGGAACAGATAAATGTCACGAGGGATAGTACTGATTACCTGTGGTACAAAACGAGGTGAGAATTTCCTAAGCTTAACTCTTTTGTTTATCACCATCTCATGATTTCTCCACGGTTGGTCTGTTTTTCTCAGAAGTATTTCTAACTCACAGAAGAAAGATTTAGCAATGAATTCTTAGAAAGCCTTTCAAAAGAATGTTCCGATTTGACCATCTTGGTCTATGGCAAGTACCTAATATGCAATTTGAAATAAGACATAAGCAACAATCAAATATGCCTCAGGACAGTGTTACATATGCCTTCAGTGATATCCTGACTCTGTGAccagagagggaaaaaaacatTAAGGGTGTGAGAGATTTAGAAAGACCTGAAAGATAGATATTAAAGCATCGTATTTGTTTCCATGTGCCTGCAGTGTTGATATTGGCTCATCTGAGTCCTTCCTGCGTGGAGGGGAACTCCCGACCCTTATTGTTCAATCAACAGGCCATGCTGTGCACATCTTCATTAATGGACAGCTTTCAGGTACATTTTTTATTGCATGGATATCCCCTAGCTGATTAGTagtaaaaaatttaacaagtATTATTACAGGTTCTTCCTTCGGAACAAGGGAGAGTAGGAGGTTCACATATACTGGCAAGGTCAATCTACATGCAGGAACAAACAGAATCGCACTGCTGAGTGTAGCTGTTGGATTACCAGTTAGTTCCATTGCCCtcgattattattttttcatattctaTATTTAGTAATAGTGAACCTAgtagaaaagaaagaggaattTGTTTTGCAGTCATGAAATGAATGAACAGTTAACCTCATAGAAGTATGTCAGCTCAAACCTTAGATTAAAATTGGCTTCAGGCTATTGTAGTTTTGGGGGAATTATCCCCCAAGAACAAGGGtcaaaaaagagaagatattgtaatttgtaaggACCAATCAAAGTACTCTTTGTGGTCTAGTGAAAGGGATCCGCCAATCCTTAACTGTGAATGTGAGATGTGAAAACCTCATTACTATTCTACACAAACCTGACTTTTGGTAGTGaggtttcttcttgttttccttctttacTTCCTGACTTAAagttattgttttttgttgaagAATGTGGGGGGCCACTTCGAGGCATGGAATACTGGAATCCTTGGCCCAGTTGCACTTCATGGACTAGACCAGGGAAAATGGGACTTGTCATGGCAGAAGTGGACCTACCAGGTAAGCGATCTTACTttagaaatcaaatttttttatttatattcaaaGGAACGTTCTACCTTATCCCTGGTACTTTAACAGGTTGGACTGAAAGGAGAAGCCATGAATCTTGTATCTCCAAATTCTATTTCCTCTGTTGATTGGATGCGTGGATCATTAGCTGCACAAAAACAGCAGCCATTGACTTGGCACAAGGTAGGCCACAAAGGAAATTGAACTCAATGTTGTAATGGAAAATAAGGGAATTGAATTATTAAAACTCCCTTACTCAACTTTGCAGACTCTTTTCAATGCACCTGAAGGGGATGAGCCATTGGCTTTGGACATGGAAGGAATGGGAAAGGGCCAAATATGGATCAATGGGCAGAGTATTGGGAGATACTGGACTGCATTTGCTAATGGTAATTGCAATGGTTGCAGTTATGCTGGAGGGTTTAGGCCTCCAAAGTGTCAAGTGGGTTGTGGCCAACCCACACAACGAGTGTAAGTAACCCTATGATGAAAATTTATAACATGAATTGTAGTATGAAAGTATGGCATAAACATTTCGTGGCTTTACTCAGCAAACAAATTCTCCCCTTCAATTTCACGTGGATTTCATTTTCAGGTACCATGTGCCTCGGTCTTGGTTAAAACCAATGCAAAATCTGTTGGTAATTTTTGAGGAATTTGGAGGGGATCCCTCAAGAATTTCTCTAGTAAAGAGATCAGTGAGCAGTGTTTGTGCTGAGGTCGCCGAATACCACCCGACAATAAAGAATTGGCACATTGAAAGCTATGGAAAAGCAGAAGACTTCCACAGTCCCAAGGTGCATTTACGTTGTAACCCAGGCCAGGCTATCTCTTCCATTAAATTCGCCAGCTTCGGCACACCCTTGGGAACCTGTGGGAGCTACCAAGAAGGAACTTGCCATGCCGCCACATCATATTCTGTATTACAGAAGGTGCTTAACAGTGCTTTCTGGTTTTCATAATGTACTAGTATTCTTACCCTCTCCTTTTTGACACTgttctatctttttttttttttttttttgtgatcaCAGAAGTGCATAGGGAAGCAGAGATGTGCAGTCACCATATCCAACAGCAACTTCGGAGATCCATGTCCGAAGGTGTTGAAGCGGCTGTCAGTTGAAGCTGTTTGTGCTCCCATAGTTTCAACGACCATGGAACCCAATTCGAGGGGTTAGTGAAAGTGTGAAATAACATACCATAATTGTTGCACCTAATCCCATAATTATACACCACAGCAAGAGAGGCAAGCAAAGAAGAATAAGAGTTCAAGTACAGCGAGATAGCAATGTAGTTAGGTGGAGTGcaatagtttttttctttctgatgaAGAGTAGTAGCTAAGTTTGGAGCCAAAAGGCAATTAGCTGTTAATTTAAGTGAGCTTAATGAAGTTGTGTAAAGTAGTGAACTTGTTACTTAGGTGAGTTGGTAGGAAACCTAAGGTCCTACAATTTGGTCCCTAGGGGTCAAGCCCCGGTCCCCGGCCTTTTAACGGGATATATGGGCACTGGGAAGTGAAGTGTTTTTCTGTTGAATGATTTACTGTTCATCTGTTGTTGGGGAAAAAGGATGCCCCAGAACTAATTAGGTATTTAAGGTTCATGTTGGGAGTGGATCCTACTATGACCATTTGTTTACAGTGCAGTTCaggaatgaaaagaaaagtgagAGATTTGTGTTGTCCATTTCATTGTGTTACTTCGGCTTTGTCTCTGATGGCATATTCTTTAAACCTCTATCAAAGGGAAAGTAGAAAAAGCAAATAATCCCCCATGATTTACGACTTGTTGATAGTGCTTTCAACAGTAGAAGTAAAAACACACTAGACTCGTAATCTGGTAAGGggtttgtagctcaagtggttaagagcacGTACTCATGTATCCTAGATCCCTCTCAAGTTATGGACTTACCTACCGCAACTATACGGAATTTTCACAATATGCCAAACTAGCATGTCATCTGCCAACTTCATAGATTTTCATAAAATGCAACCATAAACCATGAAATGAGCTAAATAGAATTGTATTTATGTAGCAATACCCATATGAAAAATACCACACAAGACTTAGAACAAGTGAAACGGTTCATAACTTATAATAAAAGTCTAGCCATGTGCTTTTGCTACATATATAGTCTTAAGATAAATAGGCATATAATGCAAATTATATCATAAGTTATCAggcagaagcagaagcagcagCAACGTGCTTTGCTATAGTCTGCTGCAGCTCGTCTTTCTTTGCTCCCACCACTTTGTCCACTATCTTCCCTTCTTTCAGGAACATGAATGTTGGCATTGCCTCTACGGCCCAGTCTTGAGCCACAGACTAGcaacataaaaaaacaaaaacaaaattcacttGCAAATGAGTTTATTCTAAAATAAGTTTTACTTCTAGAAAGAgagattttcattttatttttgtatgttaCCTTCAACTCATCCACATCAACCTTTACGAATATGACATTTGGCAGTTTCTTAGCCAACTCTGCCAGGAAAGGTGCGATGAAGCGGCATGGTCCACACCATGAAGCAGTGAAATCAATGACCATCTGCATTTGATTGAAGATCTCAGAACATGAGAAAGAAGTAAAAGAATACAATACAACTTTACTGTGAGAAAAATGTGAATAGTAAAACAAAAGCCTTATCCCTCCATTAATTACAGATGcgcatgtatataatataatacttTCTGACATTAAAAAACACTTTTGACAGCTTTTAGTAGAAAAATATAGATGTGCCTTATTCTTTAAAGAAGCATATGCTATGTGCTtcaatttcttataaaaatttcaacgtttttataataaaagcacTATAAGTAAAAGtgctttataaaaaaacttgaCGGTACAAGAAGTATTTGtcggtaccaaaatgaaaaagtaacAGGAaggtcaaaataaaaaaacagagaacgACTTTAAGTCGGAGAGACAACATGATGTAGTTCCACCAATATACCCTTATCAAGATAAGGAGCACAAAGAAGTCGTTTTCAACCTAGGATTCTTAGAGTTACAGACGTAGCAAACGCAATAAATGTGGTAGGAAAATGTTATATTTGAGCTGGAATATTCTTTTAAGATTGAAGAATGAACACATATGCCCCTTGGCTGTTTGTTTCCTCCAGATAATAAAAAAGCTAAAAGAAAACTTGTGCGTCTACTAACTCagaaaaatttgtataaaataggaataacactgttttgctattaTAATGTCACGTAAAAAAGTTTTCACGCATAGCATACCGTGATTACCCGAAAATAACAAAGCTATCCTGTTTCATCTAAGTGTTTCTCCTAAGAACTTGTTATATGATCAAATAAAGGACACACTAAAGGGTGGAGTGGAGTCGAACAAAACTTAACAAGAGGTTCCATATTACTTTTaacaaaggaaacaaaagacGCTTGAATTTGAACAAATGCTAAATAAACGAAGCCAATTTATTAAACAGCTTTCACCAACATGTTTTCCAAGAACGAATCCAGCTAAGGGCTTCAAAATTTCCATGGAAGAatcacaaaattcaaaagaaaattccaaattcaaacaaacagAACCTCTTTGCCTAAGGTACAGCAGCAATCAGGCTAATTCATTCATGCATGGATTATGTGTGAGAACTAAAAGATAGCTTTGAAAATAAGAAGACAATAGAATTGCTGAACTtaacttattatttattgactGAAACATGCTCTTCTTATAAAGGAGAGTACAAACAACTAATTAGCAAATAAAGAGGAACAACTAAAACACGTCTAACAAACTCTATCAACTAGAGGGATTTCTGAAGAccaggaaagaaaaacaactgaCTCCTATAAAATAGGAACTAATAATTATTCTGCAGAAAACATAATTAAGATAAATCTCAACATCCTCCCATAAATTGAATGTCATAAGACATCAGTTTAAATAAAACGCATCACAGCTGCTGTTAAACAATATCCTTGGCAGAGCAAATTCCCAACATCTTCCTGAGCTTCAAGAACACTGGCAACTTGAGTACATAAATCTAGACCAAGCGAAACCAAccaaatctttttctttttcatacgaaaaaataaaaccaaacaaaatccaTTAATCAGATTCATTAAAAGAATTTAACCCAATCACCCAAAACCAGAAACAGcaaaccaaatatatatatgaaaaaaattgttttttttttttttgggtgtgagCAATTGAATAAAATACCAGCTTCTTGGAGTCGTTGCCCTTCTGGAGCTGCTCGTTCCATGCATCGAGAGTATGGCAACTGACAACTTGTCCCTCCTCTGCTGCCATTATTTTCTCGCTCTCTACAATTTTCTTaagaaacaaacagaaaatgcCACACAGAATAAACGCGTCCGCTTTTTTTATGTTGGTTTCGGACTCTCTCACTGGCCTaaataagaaaaggaaaaaccgCAGTTGTTTGTCACTGCCGAATTGGCCTTAGTATTCGGTTGAATTACGAATGTGCCACGATCGATAAGGACGGTGTATAAAAGGAGGTTCCCATGCAACGTAAATGGACGTACGCTAATGCGAGCGTAATGTAGTGCTGCGGTTAGGTGGACGTATTGTGCGCTAGCCAGCCCACAATATGATCCGTGGATCTTTAAATCATAACCGTTGATAGAGTTGACTTCGACTGTTGACTTGCAAGAATCAAGGGCATCCGGTTAGGTATACTCGGACAAACAAGGTATGGTGGTCACCTAATATATCATGTGATTTGATTGTGCTTGATGTGTTGGTATATCTCTAgattcatttcatttcattgctaTGTAATTTGGACAGCTCTAGAGTCATTTGAATGAACgtagaaaaaagaagttatGTTCTTATTGTCGCATTGTAGGGTAGGGCAATCCTCAAGCCCACTTGTGACTCCATCATTGTTGTCGGAGGACAAACTAATGATTTAGTGCCTTTCGGGGTGAAATCAAGTGGTGAAGAATGGAGTAATGAGCTTGGATTAGGATAAGTTAATCGTTGGATTCCTTGTAAGGTAACAAACAAAGTAATGGTTTAATTCAATCGAATCAgattctctcataattttaaaaaaaatatcgtTTAATTTTGTAGTAAAGGGCTAATTGGTTAACCGTTTATGTCTAAAATCCAATCTTGATTTGTTGCATGCCATTAAGATTGCTATGTTTTATTAGTAGAATCCGGATTATTTACGGTACATAAATCTCACAAAATATtgagtataatagtgaatctcccaatTTGTAAATAGTGTTTATCCTACCAAACATGATTACGTTTTAATGTTGTCAGGTCCGAATGCACGTTTGATTCATTGGAGACTTGCTAATGGAATTCAAATCTTAATTCTCCTACTTACtaattaactaattatttaagaaataatGAGAATGCCAATAAACGTAAACATAGTGACAGAAGCTTTCGATCTGTTGGAGAGACAAAGCGGAGTTTAAATCCAAGAAAGCAACATAAAAGTAGAAACtataaagtttaaaattgGAACAGCATTCAATTCCTGGATCACATGCCTTCTTAGGAGGAAACAAACACTTAGAAATTAACAGGAAAGATCAGGGGCTATTTAAAATGTACAAAGTAGCTGGCAAATGCCACTGTTGTATACACATGAATCACACATCTCTAGTAACCAAGGCTTCTGTATGACTGACTTCAAATAACAGAAATCTTACAAATGGATCAAACTCTTGAAACAGTAAGTACCAAGAAGAAACCATCCAACAAGAAAGGCCGTGAAGAATCCTAAGTAAGTTAGGAAGGTTGAACCTGCAAATGCAACTCCAAGACCGAATGCTATTAAAAATGGTAAAAAGGACCGCACCATGGATGCCGTGCTCACCCATTTACCCTTGAGGAAGATCAGAGCTGCAAGGTTCACCACATTCCACCCACCAGAACAAAAGCCTAACCTGTTTAGGTTGTTGGCTACAAAGGAGTGGCAATTGCAGGTAAGAATATTATAAGATCGGTGTTGGAATTCCTGCGTGCCCTTCCGAAGGGCATCATCCCATGTCATTATGTCTCTTCCAGGTTCATCCTGTCTGTATTGATCCTCGCTTTGACACACAGATGGATTGGGAATAGAGTGACACtgcttttcaaaattttaatgaaCACAAATTAAGACAGGAATAGCAGGTGAATACATAAACGAAAATGTTGGACTAAGGGAGCAGCTCCCATCTACTCATTGCACCAGATCAAGGTATATAGGCATGTCCCTGCTCGTGAAGCAGGGTTATAGTAATTGCACACTTCTCCAGTAATGGAACAGGTTTATAAAGGGTAATTACATAGGAGCCAAAATCAGGGTTCAGATATGAAGAGTGCATATACCTTTTCTTTGCTTATTTGGATGTAGCGAGTCGCTGCTCCGAAAGCAAAGTTatccacacacacaaaattggGCCCAGCAAAGTCCAAAATCACACCATCTTCTCTGCATATGCCAATGTGGCCAATGAAAGGAATCAACCATGAAATAACTGGAAGGGGTGTCCACACAATGCAGCATGGAAACCGGGCTCTTCTAGGGTCAATTTGCAGAGTTGGCGAAGCACTTCCATCGATCATCAAGTTGTGCTCAGGGCTTGCACTTGTTTCCATTGCCAAAATTGGAAGCTGCTGAGTTGCCTCAAAAACATTAGATACTTTTCACAAATCTGGCTCGGAATGCAAAGGTGCTTCCAAAATAAAAGGCACCAAGTTCACTTACACAGAGAATTTACAAATGCATTgtccaaaagataaaaagaaatgcTTTCTTTCCCAAACAGAACACAATATTTTCCAACAAGCAGCATATTTCAGAAGATCATCAAACAAATTGCAACCAAATATTATGACACATTATGAACTCTAATTAAATTCAGGAAAAGCTATTATCAAAAAATCATTAACAGTAGAGATTGCCCCATTATCAAATTGTAGTAATCTATTTTCTCCTATGTAAAATGGCATGCGGTCAAAGATAACTCTTACAATTAACTCCTCTTGTTCAAAAAAGAGATTTTCCATTATTCCAACAAGGTTATGGGACACGGTAATGCCATAATATCTTCGTTGGTTTGGAAATCGCCTACTATCATAAGGGTAAGATCCAAAAGAAATTTCTTCACCATATCACAAAAAtgttcaaaaaattatttattcggGGAGCAAACATAAATTCAGAAGCTAGTCAACTGTTCCTTCCTTATCCTGGTCTGCTATATTCATCTAGTTTtggaacacacacacacacgatTAGCATTTATTAACTCCAATTCAACATCTT
Proteins encoded in this region:
- the LOC18769801 gene encoding protein RTE1-HOMOLOG, yielding METSASPEHNLMIDGSASPTLQIDPRRARFPCCIVWTPLPVISWLIPFIGHIGICREDGVILDFAGPNFVCVDNFAFGAATRYIQISKEKCHSIPNPSVCQSEDQYRQDEPGRDIMTWDDALRKGTQEFQHRSYNILTCNCHSFVANNLNRLGFCSGGWNVVNLAALIFLKGKWVSTASMVRSFLPFLIAFGLGVAFAGSTFLTYLGFFTAFLVGWFLLGTYCFKSLIHL
- the LOC18771266 gene encoding thioredoxin H-type; this encodes MAAEEGQVVSCHTLDAWNEQLQKGNDSKKLMVIDFTASWCGPCRFIAPFLAELAKKLPNVIFVKVDVDELKSVAQDWAVEAMPTFMFLKEGKIVDKVVGAKKDELQQTIAKHVAAASASA
- the LOC18770721 gene encoding beta-galactosidase 3: METNSVSKLCLFLGLVCFLGFQLVQCTVTYDRRAIVINGQRRILISGSIHYPRSTPEMWEDLIQKAKDGGLDVVETYVFWNVHEPSPGNYNFKGRYDLVRFLKTIQKAGLYAHLRIGPYVCAEWNFGGFPVWLKYVPGISFRTDNEPFKRAMQGFTEKIVGLMKSEKLFESQGGPIILSQIENEYGAQSKLFGAAGHNYMTWAANMAVGLGTGVPWVMCKEEDAPDPVINTCNGFYCDSFAPNKPYKPTIWTEAWSGWFSEFGGPIHQRPVQDLAYAVARFIQKGGSFVNYYMYHGGTNFGRTAGGPFITTSYDYDAPLDEYGLIRQPKYGHLKELHRAIKMCERALVSADPIITSLGNFQQAYVYTSESGDCSAFLSNHDSKSAARVMFNNMHYNLPPWSISILPDCRNVVFNTAKVGVQTSQMEMLPTNIQMLSWESYDEDITSLDDSSTITAPGLLEQINVTRDSTDYLWYKTSVDIGSSESFLRGGELPTLIVQSTGHAVHIFINGQLSGSSFGTRESRRFTYTGKVNLHAGTNRIALLSVAVGLPNVGGHFEAWNTGILGPVALHGLDQGKWDLSWQKWTYQVGLKGEAMNLVSPNSISSVDWMRGSLAAQKQQPLTWHKTLFNAPEGDEPLALDMEGMGKGQIWINGQSIGRYWTAFANGNCNGCSYAGGFRPPKCQVGCGQPTQRVYHVPRSWLKPMQNLLVIFEEFGGDPSRISLVKRSVSSVCAEVAEYHPTIKNWHIESYGKAEDFHSPKVHLRCNPGQAISSIKFASFGTPLGTCGSYQEGTCHAATSYSVLQKKCIGKQRCAVTISNSNFGDPCPKVLKRLSVEAVCAPIVSTTMEPNSRG